A window of Polynucleobacter sp. KF022 genomic DNA:
ATGGCTTGGTTCAGGAAATTCCTCAAAAAGAAACTACACCTTTCTATCCAAGAAGTCCATATGCCGTAGCCAAGATGTATGCCTACTGGATCACCGTAAACTATCGCGAAGCGTATGGTATTTATGCCTGTAATGGCATTTTGTTTAATCATGAGTCTAAGCGCCGTGGCGAAACTTTTGTTACACGCAAGGTGACCCGTGGCTTGGCAAACATTGCTCAAGGCTTAGAGAAGTGCCTGTTCATGGGTAATATCGATGCCCTTAGAGACTGGGGTCATGCTAAGGACTATGTTCGTATGCAATGGCTAATGTTGCAGCAAGAAGTTCCAGAAGATTTTGTGATTGCAACGGGTGTGCAGTTTACTGTTCGCGAATTTATTACCCGCAGTGCCCAGCAACTTGGCATTACCCTTAAGTTTGAAGGTGTTGCTGAAAATGAGAAGGCTATCGTAGCTGCTATCGAGGGCGATAAAGCCCCCGCCTTAAAGGTAGGCGATGTGATTGTGCAGATTGATCCGCGCTATTACCGTCCAACTGAAGTGGAGACGCTATTGGGTGATCCAGCTAAGGCGAAAGCAAAATTAGGTTGGGTTCCAGAAATCACACTGGACCAAATGATTGTTGAAATGGTTGCCAATGACCTCGATAAAGCCAAGCAGCATGCCTTACTGCTAAAGCATGGGCATAGCGTTTCAGTGGGTAAAGAAAATTAAATCATTCAGGCAAAAGTAAAAACATGAGCAAAGAGTTTAATCAAAAGATTTACGTGGCTGGTCACCGCGGTATGGTGGGTTCGGCTATTGTGAGAATTCTTAAGATCCAAGGCTATAGCAATATTGTGACCAGAACCCACGCAGAATTGGAGCTAACGAATCAAGCTGCTGTAAGAACTTTCTTTGAACAAGAAAAACCAGCTCAAGTTTATTTAGCCGCTGCAAAGGTGGGTGGTATTCATGCAAACAATACTTTTCCAGCGGACTTCATTTATCAAAACTTAATGATGGAGGCTAACGTCATTCATCAAGCTTTTGAGAGTGGCGTTAAGAAGCTGCTATTTTTAGGTTCGAGTTGTATTTACCCTAAGCTCGCTCCTCAGCCTATGTCTGAAAATGCCTTGCTAACTGGACTGCTAGAGCCTACTAATGAGCCTTATGCTATTGCCAAGATTGCTGGCATTAAATTATGCGAGAGTTACAACCGTCAATATGGACAAAGCCATGGCATTGACTATCGCTCAGTCATGCCAACTAATTTATATGGGCCAGGCGATAACTATCATCCCGAGAACAGTCACGTTATCCCAGCATTAATTAGGCGCTTTCATGAGGCTAAGGCGGTCAATGCTCCTGAAGTATTGATTTGGGGAACCGGTACTCCAAAGCGTGAGTTTCTTTATGTGGATGATATGGCTGCTGCCTCGGTCTTTGTGATGGATTTGGCCAAGAGTGCATATGAACAACATACTTTACCGATGCAAAGTCATATTAATGTAGGCTTTGGGTCTGATGTCACGATTGCTGAGCTAGCAACAGCAGTTGCAAAAGCAACTGATTATTCTGGAAAGATTAGTTTTGATTCCTCTAAACCTGATGGTGCTCCTCGAAAATGGATGGACTCATCCCGCTTAAATCGATTGGGATGGCAAGCTAAGGTAGATTTGGAGTCTGGTCTCAAAAAAGCATATGAAGATTTTTTAAAAATACACTCAGAAGCTAAAACAGGAAATTTATCTTGAGAATTGGCTTTCATACCAATAATCTCTCATTCCGCGGCGCAGAAATTGCCGTATTTGATAACGCATTGCACAATCAACCATTACTTCACAATGAATCTTTCATTTTTTACAAAAGTAAATTACCTAGCGAGCCCACAGTAGTTAGTAAGTTTGAAAAAAACTTCAACAGCTTTGCCTACCAGGATGCTGATCATCTAGCACGCCTAGCAGATCAAAAAAAACTCGATTTACTATACTTCATTAAATCTGGAGAGCGTGACGGCGATATTATTGGTAACGTGCCTTGTGCAGTACACGCAGTCTTTCCAACTAAAGTAGAGCAGTTTTATGGTGATAAGTTAGCTTTTGTATCTCAGTGGTTAGCAAAGGAGTATTCCAACTGTAAAGTTCCGTTTGTACCCCACATGATTGATTTGCCTGAGGTGCGTGGTGACCTGCGTGCAGAACTCAATATTCCTAAAGATGCCGCTGTGTTGGCAAGCTATGGAGGAGGCGATAGCTTCAACCTTCCTTTTGTGCACGAGACTATTCTCAAGGCGCTCTCAAAGCGTAAGGATTTATATTTTATCTTTATGAACTTTGCTCTCTTTGCGCAGCATGAGAGATTAATCTTTTTACCAGGCAATTCCGATATTAACTACAAGATGCAGTTTATTAATACTGCTGATGGCATGATTCATGCGCGCGGTATTGGTGAGAGTTTTGGGTTGGCTTGTGGCGAGTTTTCTATTAAGAATAAGCCAGTGATGACCTATGCTATGTCACCTCAGCGAAGCCACATTGAGATCTTGGGAGATAAGGCGCTCCTCTACAAGGGCAGAAGAGATCTGGAAGAATTATTGCTAAGCTTTAACCAAAAAATCCAGAATGAGAAAAACTGGGATGCCTATAGCAAAGAATTCTCTCCTCAAGCGATCATGCCCAAGTTTGATAGCATTTTCATTAAAGAACCAGATTTTGATCCTAAATTAATAGTCCCCTTAGATAAGTTGGCGCTAGAGGGCTATCGCTTTAGCCGTAAGTTAAGAAATTTATCTAAGAAACTTTACCTCTAAAGCATATGAATATTCTTCTAACGGGTGGTCTAGGATTTATTGGAAGCCATACTGCTGTAGTGCTTAGTCAGCAAGGTCATCAAGTCACGATTCTAGATAATTTGTGTAACAGCCAAATTGGTGTTCTAGCTAATCTGGAAAAAATTACCAACCAAAAATTACCGTTCTACGAGGCAGATGTACGGGATACCCAAATGCTCTGTAAGGTGCTTTCAGAAAATCAAATTGAGGTCGTGATTCATTTTGCGGGACTTAAATCCGTTTCCGAGTCAGCGCAAGACCCCCTGAAGTACTACGACAATAATGTGGGCGGTACTATTGGGTTAATTGAGGCAATGCAAGTGCAGAAGATTAACAAGCTGATTTTCAGTTCGAGTGCGACAGTCTATGGCATTCCTCATTACTTACCTTGTGATGAAGATCATCCGCTGGCCCCTATAAATACCTATGGCAAAACTAAATTACAAGCCGAAGAGATTATGCGGGATCTAGTCGTGTCGGATCCAGCCTGGTCCATAGTTGCTTTGCGTTACTTCAATCCGATTGGTGCTCACGAATCTGGTCTGCTCGGAGAAGTGCCTAATGGCGTGCCTAATAATCTAATGCCTTATGTATGCCAGGTTGCTATTGGCAAGCTTCCGCATCTCAATGTCTTTGGAGATGACTACGAGACTAAAGATGGTACTGGTGAGCGCGACTATATTCACGTGATGGATTTGGCAGAGGGTCACTTGGCAGCGCTCAATTACGTAAATCACTGTCCTGGTTTTGAGGTGATTAATTTAGGAACGGGTATTCCTTGCAGCGTATATGAGGTAATTGCAGCCTTTGAAAAATCTGCCCGTCGCACAATTGCTAAAAAAGTTCAGCCTCGTCGTAGTGGGGACTTACCAAT
This region includes:
- the gmd gene encoding GDP-mannose 4,6-dehydratase, which translates into the protein MTNQINSKQKVALITGITGQDGSYLAEFLLEKGYIVHGIKRRSSSFNTERIDHIYQDPHIDHQDLILHYGDLTDTSNLVRIIQECQPDEIYNLGAQSHVAVSFESPEYTADVDAIGPLRMLEAIRILGLEKKTRFYQASTSELYGLVQEIPQKETTPFYPRSPYAVAKMYAYWITVNYREAYGIYACNGILFNHESKRRGETFVTRKVTRGLANIAQGLEKCLFMGNIDALRDWGHAKDYVRMQWLMLQQEVPEDFVIATGVQFTVREFITRSAQQLGITLKFEGVAENEKAIVAAIEGDKAPALKVGDVIVQIDPRYYRPTEVETLLGDPAKAKAKLGWVPEITLDQMIVEMVANDLDKAKQHALLLKHGHSVSVGKEN
- a CDS encoding GDP-L-fucose synthase, translated to MSKEFNQKIYVAGHRGMVGSAIVRILKIQGYSNIVTRTHAELELTNQAAVRTFFEQEKPAQVYLAAAKVGGIHANNTFPADFIYQNLMMEANVIHQAFESGVKKLLFLGSSCIYPKLAPQPMSENALLTGLLEPTNEPYAIAKIAGIKLCESYNRQYGQSHGIDYRSVMPTNLYGPGDNYHPENSHVIPALIRRFHEAKAVNAPEVLIWGTGTPKREFLYVDDMAAASVFVMDLAKSAYEQHTLPMQSHINVGFGSDVTIAELATAVAKATDYSGKISFDSSKPDGAPRKWMDSSRLNRLGWQAKVDLESGLKKAYEDFLKIHSEAKTGNLS
- the galE gene encoding UDP-glucose 4-epimerase GalE, which produces MNILLTGGLGFIGSHTAVVLSQQGHQVTILDNLCNSQIGVLANLEKITNQKLPFYEADVRDTQMLCKVLSENQIEVVIHFAGLKSVSESAQDPLKYYDNNVGGTIGLIEAMQVQKINKLIFSSSATVYGIPHYLPCDEDHPLAPINTYGKTKLQAEEIMRDLVVSDPAWSIVALRYFNPIGAHESGLLGEVPNGVPNNLMPYVCQVAIGKLPHLNVFGDDYETKDGTGERDYIHVMDLAEGHLAALNYVNHCPGFEVINLGTGIPCSVYEVIAAFEKSARRTIAKKVQPRRSGDLPIYFAKADKAKQLLGWSAKRDLQTMCDSSWKFQENLSK